The DNA window TGTCGCGCCGGTTTCGGGCGAGACAAGGCGCCGGTTCACCGTCCCGCTATGGCCGCGCGGCGCATAGGACGCGGCCCTGGCCTCGGTCATGAAATACCTGCTGGGGTCGATGGCGTTCTTCGCGGTCGACATGGGGGCTCCTCCCTTGGATTACTGCGTCGTGCCGGGCAGCCACAGGACCAGCTGCGGAAACGCGACAAGCAACGCCAGAACGATGATATGCGAGACCACATGCGGCGCGACGCCGCGAAAGATCTCGGAGAGCGGGCGCTCGGCATAGCGGGACACCACGAAGATGTTCATGCCCAGCGGCGGGGTGATCATGCCGACCTCGGCCGCGACCACGACCAGCACGCCGAACCAGACCGGGTCGAAGCCGAGGCTGGTGATGGCGGGGACCATCACCGGAACGGTCAGGATCAGGATCGCCATCTGGTCCATGAAACATCCCATGACCAGGTAGAAGGCGATGATCCCGGCCATCACCACATAGGGCGACACATCGAGGCCGGTGATCCAGTCCACGAACTGGGGCGTGATCTGGCCCAGCGTGAGGACATAGCCGAAGATATGCGCCCCGATGATGATCATGAAGATCATGCAGGTCGCGCGGACGGCACGGGCCAGGGCGCCCCAGGTCGTCTTCAGGGTGAGGGTGCGGAAGGCCGCGGCGATCAGGAAGGCGCCGAAGGCCCCGAGCCCGGCGGCTTCGGTCGGCGTCGCGATGCCGAGATAGATCGAGCCCGTCACGCAGAGCAGAAGCAGAAGCATCGGTCCGATGGCGCGCAGCGCCCGGACCTTCTCGCGCATCGGCCAGGACCGCGCGACCGGGGCGATCGAGGGATCGCGCGCCATCAGCACATAGATCGTCGCGATGATCGCCAGCGTCACGATGATGCCCGGGATCACCCCTCCGATCAGCAGCGACGCGATATTCACCTCGACGATGATGCCGTAGAGAACCAGCGCGATCGATGGCGGGATCAGCATGGCCAGCGTGCCCGAGACCGCGACCACGCCAGAGGCGAATTTCACGTCATATCCGGCCCGGCGCATCGCCGGGATCGAGGTCGAGGACAGCGCCGCCGCCGCCGCGGTGGACGAGCCCGAAATCGCCCCGAACCCGGCCCCGGCAAGGGCCGTGGCCACGGCCAGCCCGCCCGGCAGGCGGCCGACCCAGATGGTGATCGCCTTGAACATCCGGTCGGCGATGCCGCTGACGATCACGAATTCGGCCATCAGGATGAAAAGCGGCACCGCGATCAGCTCGAACCCGTTCGTGGTCGAAAGCGGCGTTGTCGACAGGACCGACAGCGCGCTGTCGAATCCGACGATGGTCATCAGCCCCACGAGGCCGGTGAAGGCCAGCGCAAAGCCGACCGGGACGCCCAGGAGCAGCAGGCCGAGCAGGCCGATCACGACAAGAAGCGAGGTCATTGCGCCGCCTCCCCGCTGACGCGGCCGAAGGCATTGCCAAGCGAGATTAGAATGCGCGCCGCGCAGACCAGGACCATCGCGGCCGAGCCCAGCGGCACAAGCGCATAGCTCGCCCATGCCGGCCAGGGCACGATGCTGGCGATGACCTCGTCATTGGCGAAACTCCCCGCCGCGCGCTCCCAGGAGGCCCAGGTCAGCAGGCCGAAGAGCCAGAGCCCGATCGCGCTGGACAGGACATGGGTCAGTTCCCGCAGCCGGGACGGCAGCCTGAGGGTCAGAAGATCGACGGCCAGATGCTCGGCGCGCCAGTAGGTCGGCCCGAAACCGAAGAAGAACACCGCGGGCGTCAGGTAGAGCACGACCAGATCATGCGCGAAGAAGATCGGCATCCCGGCGCCGTAGCGCAGCGCGACATCGGCGACGATCAGAAGCGTCATGCCCGCCAGCGCAAAGGCCGCGACGGCGGTGAAGGCGTGATCGACGAAGGACATGGCCTTGCGGATCATCGGCCGGCTCCGGTCTCGTTGATCTGGCTCCTGATGGCCGCAACGACGCGCCCGAGGGCCGCCGCGATCTCCTCATGGCGGTCCTGCATCCGGTAATTCGGCCCCGCGACCGACAGCCCGTATTTCTGATCGGCGATATCGAGCAGCATGCCCACGGCCGACACCTCGGGCGTGAACTCGCTTGCGTTCAGGAACCAGCCGCGCGCGCGCCCCGCGACGATATCGCCGAACAGCGCCTCCCGGTCGGTGATCGAGGCCTCGGCAGCCTCGGAATAGTCGAGGCCGTCGAGCTCGCGCCGCAGTGCCGCGTCATCGAGAGAGCCGAGAATCGCCTTGCCCGACGAGATGGCATAGATCGGCCGGGTTTCCCCGGCCCGCGCCGAGTAGCGGACGCCCTTTCGGGATTCGAGCGCCTCGAGATAGATCACGCGGTCGCCTTCGCGCGCGGCCAGAAGGATCGTCTCGCCGGTCTCTTCGCGCAGCGCTTCCATGTGCTCGCGCACGAGGCCGAGGACCGGATCGCCCTCGAGGATCGACTGGGTCAGATCGTACATGCGGCGGGTCGGATAGAACCCGCCGCGCTTGCGGACCTCGAACAGGAACCCGCGCTCCCGCAGGGTCGAGACGAGGTTGCTGGTGCTCGACAGCGGCAGTTTCAGCGTCTCGGACAGTTCGGTCAGCGTGGTCGGCCTCTGCGAGGCCGCGAAATATTCGAAAAAGCGCAGAACATTGTCAGCCTGGCGTACGGCCATGCATTTCCTCCCCGACGCGCAGACCAACCTCCGGAAGTCCGCACCCTAACTTCCTGTGCAGGAAGTTTTCTTCTTATGTGCGAAGTATGTCGCCCGCATTTTACGGGTCAAGAAAAATCGCCGCTGCCCTGCAGCATGCCTGCCCTCCGCCGCGAAACCGGAGATTTGGATATTTAAATTCAGTCTGTTGGGGATCGACGCCTGCGCGGCGGCCGTCGCAACCTGCGGTATCGGAAGGCATGTCGAAAGCAGCCTGCGGCTGCGGCGCCCAAGTCACGCACCGCCAGCGCCTCTGGCATGGAGAACCACGCATGCCGTCCCCTGCCCTGTCCCCGGGATGGGGACGGCGGACCGCCCGTGGCGCAGATCCCCCCTGATTCGGAGCGGCTCATTGCCCATGGGCCCGGCCTCGCGGGCCTGCAGCCCCCCGGGGGCCGCGATTGCCGCCAGAGGATCCGCCCCGGCATACGGCCTTCCCGGCAGCGATCAGCGCGCCTCCCGGCCAGATCCGGGAAACGCATGGCAGCAGGCCCCATGCCGCTGGCGCTGCGGCTGGGCTCCATCGGGGCGGTCAGGGATATCATGTGAAAGGGGGAGAATGGTACCGCCTCCCCGGCTCGAACGGGGGACCCCCAGATCCACAATCTGGTGCTCTAACCAACTGAGCTAAGGCGGCACTGTTCGGGCGATTTAGCGCCCCCTCGCCACGATTGCAAGACCCGTTCTCGACCGAAACCGACCATCGCGCCGCAGAGATCCGTACCGGTCCGCCCCCGCCCCGCTCTTGCCAGAGCCGGGGCAAAGCGCTACCCCGACCCCCTGAACATCCCGAGGGAAAAGTGCCATGGGCATCGACAAGCAAAGCGACTTCGCCGCCAATCTGCAGATCGGGCCGACCAGCCTTGGCATGGTGCGGATCTATATCGAGGGCGAGGGGCTCGAGATCCCGATGGATTTCGACCCCGAAGAAGCCGAGGACATCGCCGAGGAGCTGCGCGCCGCCGCGGCCCAGGCCCGGATGATCACCGAGAAGAAGAAGGGCAAGGGCGCCAAGCCGAAGGGCTGAGTCCCGGCCCCGGATCGCGCAGCGCCTGCAGACGCAAGGCGGCGTGGCGGGCAAAGCTGCACGTCAGCACCTTTCGGCGCGACGGCGCCAGACGCCGCTCGGGCGCCTCGCGCAGGACCTCGGCGCCATAGCCATCCGCGACGATCAGCCCGGTATCGGACGGCAGAAGGTCGACGGGAAAATCCGGCCCGACCGCCCAGAAGAAACGGTCGCACCAGTCGAGATATCCGCTCCATTTATGGTCCGAGGTGAAATCCGCACGGCTCGACTTGCACTCGACCACCCAGATCTCGCCCTTCGGCCCCAGAGCCATCACATCGACCCGAAGTCCCGGTGCGGGCACGAATTCCTCGACGCAGGCAAGACCGAGATCGCGCAGATGGCGGCAGACGCCGCGGGCCAGAAGCTGGCCCGGAGCGAGCGGCGCGGAAAGCGGTTGGGAAACCGGATCGGGCATGGGCGTGACAATGATCGAGCCGCCGTCTCTCGACAAGGCTTGCCGTCGGCCTCCCGGCATCCTATCTCTGGCCGAGGCGGGGTCTGCCCTTCCCGTGCAGAGGCCGAATTCCGGTGGCCTTAAGCAAATCCGAGGGAGCTGGCTCTGTCCGGATCCTGGTCCGGTTACCTGGCGCCCACCTGTAGTAACAGGTCCTCGGGAATTAAAATGCCTCCACGTTTGCGGTGGTCCCGCCCGTTCCCCTTCCGCCCGGCCCATAGATGGCCTGCCCCCAGGGCAGGCCAGGGTCGTTGACGGCCTGCCTCCGGGCAGGCAGGGGCCGGCGACATGGCATGAAAAATGGCGGCCCGAAGGACCGCCAGGGAAAATGCATCAGAAACGAAAGGAGCGGCGCGTCAGCGCCGCATCCGGCGTTCATCCTTGACCGGCACCGGGATCGGCACCAGAACATCGGCGAGGCCGTGCACCGGCCCGGACCGGCGACGGCCGCTGTCGGGACCGTCGTCCCGGGCCATCGCCATCACCGCGATGCCGAACTGCACGCCGGCGAAGACCACGCCATTGAACAGGAAAAGCAGCAGAGCCGCGAGCCAGCCCCCCGAGACACTGGTCACGAGGTGCCACAGATTGGCGACGTCGAAATACATGAGAAGGCCGACGAACACCCCCGACAAGGCGAACCCTGTGGCGGCCTGACGGATGTATAGGGTCACGAGCTTTGGCATCGCTGTCTCCGTTCCTTGCTCCAAATAGGTAGCCATTCCCGGAAGGATTCCAAGAGGAAACTTGAAGCGTCGTCGGTCATCCCGCCCCGGCGCAGCGTCCAGCCGCTGGCTTCCGTAACGTCATCATGGGGCTGGAAGGGTTAAGAGAGCGTTACCGAAACCCTGCTCCGGACGAAACGTCCCCGCGTCTCTTCCGAGGGCGCGCCTGAACAATCGAAAGATAGACAGAACACAAGGCTGAAGCCGGAAACGACGCAACGGGGCCCGCCTCAGGCAAAGGGCCCCGGGGAGAAAGGGCCGGGCCGGACCCGGGCTCAGAACGCCTCGGGCCGCGCCTCGCGGGCCATGTGGTCGAGCACAGCGTTCACGAATTTGGGCTCGCGCCCCTCGGGAAAGAAGGCCTTGGCGACATCGACATATTCGGTGATCACCACCTTCGGCGGCGCCTTCGCCGCGACAAGCTCGGCCCCGGCAGCCCGGAACAGCGCCCGGAGCGTCGGGTCGATCCGGGCGATCGGCCATTTCGCCACCAGCGCGCGGTCGGTCATCTGGTCGATCTTCGCCTGCCAGTTCACTGCGCCCTCCAGCGTCGCGCGAAAGAGATCGACATCGCCCTCGGCAAGCTCTTCGCCCTCTTCATAGCCGACCCCGAAGCGCCAGGTCTCGAATTCGCGCCGCACGGTGTCGACATTCTGGCTGGACTGCTCCATCTGGAACAGCGCCTGCACCGCGTAAAGCCGGGCAGCGGACCGCATCTGGTTGCGGTTGGGTTTGCGGGCCCCGGTCATGCGCGGTCGCTCCCCTCGGCGATCTGGATCCCGCCCGAGGGACGGAAGCCGACGCCCTTGGTCTCGCCGCTCCAGCGCCGGGCCAGCGCGATCAGATGCAGCGCCGCAGCGGCCGCGCCGCCGCCCTTGTCCATATCCGCCGGATCGGCGCGGCGCAGCGCCTGTTCGCGGTTCTCGACCGTCAGGATGCCATTGCCGATCAGCGCGCCCTGCAGCCCCAGCAGCGTCAGCCCGCGCGAGCTGTCATTGCAGACGGTCTCGTAATGGGTGGTCTCGCCCCGGATCACGCAGCCCAGCGCGACATAGCCGTCATAATTCGACAGCCGGTGCGCCAGCGCGATGGCGCTGGGGATCTCGAGCGCGCCGGGCATCTCGACCAGCTCATGCGCGGCCCCCGCGGCCTCGAGCGTCGCGACCGCCCCGGCGATCAGCATGTCGGCAATGTCGCGGTAGAACGGCGCGACCACGACCAGCAGTTTCGTCGGCCGGTCGAAGGCGGGCAGCGCCAGCGCGTGATGCGGATCCTGTTCGGCCATGGCTCAGCCCTCCCTGGCAATGCTGCGGGTCCCCTCGATCGAGAGCCCGTAAGCCTCGAGCCCCACCACGCGGGGCAGCGGCGAATTGGTCAGAAGCACCAGTCGGTGCAGGCCGAGCGCGGCCAGGATCTGGGCGCCCAGCCCGTATTGGCGCAGGGTCTGCGGCGAGGCCGCGCCATCGAGCACGAGCTTCATCGTGGTGTCGCGCAACAGCACGACGACGCCCCGACCCTCGGCGG is part of the Rhodovulum sp. MB263 genome and encodes:
- a CDS encoding DUF6324 family protein; translated protein: MGIDKQSDFAANLQIGPTSLGMVRIYIEGEGLEIPMDFDPEEAEDIAEELRAAAAQARMITEKKKGKGAKPKG
- a CDS encoding TRAP transporter small permease, with the protein product MIRKAMSFVDHAFTAVAAFALAGMTLLIVADVALRYGAGMPIFFAHDLVVLYLTPAVFFFGFGPTYWRAEHLAVDLLTLRLPSRLRELTHVLSSAIGLWLFGLLTWASWERAAGSFANDEVIASIVPWPAWASYALVPLGSAAMVLVCAARILISLGNAFGRVSGEAAQ
- a CDS encoding TRAP transporter large permease, encoding MTSLLVVIGLLGLLLLGVPVGFALAFTGLVGLMTIVGFDSALSVLSTTPLSTTNGFELIAVPLFILMAEFVIVSGIADRMFKAITIWVGRLPGGLAVATALAGAGFGAISGSSTAAAAALSSTSIPAMRRAGYDVKFASGVVAVSGTLAMLIPPSIALVLYGIIVEVNIASLLIGGVIPGIIVTLAIIATIYVLMARDPSIAPVARSWPMREKVRALRAIGPMLLLLLCVTGSIYLGIATPTEAAGLGAFGAFLIAAAFRTLTLKTTWGALARAVRATCMIFMIIIGAHIFGYVLTLGQITPQFVDWITGLDVSPYVVMAGIIAFYLVMGCFMDQMAILILTVPVMVPAITSLGFDPVWFGVLVVVAAEVGMITPPLGMNIFVVSRYAERPLSEIFRGVAPHVVSHIIVLALLVAFPQLVLWLPGTTQ
- a CDS encoding IclR family transcriptional regulator, which gives rise to MAVRQADNVLRFFEYFAASQRPTTLTELSETLKLPLSSTSNLVSTLRERGFLFEVRKRGGFYPTRRMYDLTQSILEGDPVLGLVREHMEALREETGETILLAAREGDRVIYLEALESRKGVRYSARAGETRPIYAISSGKAILGSLDDAALRRELDGLDYSEAAEASITDREALFGDIVAGRARGWFLNASEFTPEVSAVGMLLDIADQKYGLSVAGPNYRMQDRHEEIAAALGRVVAAIRSQINETGAGR
- a CDS encoding MmcB family DNA repair protein; the protein is MPDPVSQPLSAPLAPGQLLARGVCRHLRDLGLACVEEFVPAPGLRVDVMALGPKGEIWVVECKSSRADFTSDHKWSGYLDWCDRFFWAVGPDFPVDLLPSDTGLIVADGYGAEVLREAPERRLAPSRRKVLTCSFARHAALRLQALRDPGPGLSPSAWRPCPSSSR
- a CDS encoding 6,7-dimethyl-8-ribityllumazine synthase, encoding MAEQDPHHALALPAFDRPTKLLVVVAPFYRDIADMLIAGAVATLEAAGAAHELVEMPGALEIPSAIALAHRLSNYDGYVALGCVIRGETTHYETVCNDSSRGLTLLGLQGALIGNGILTVENREQALRRADPADMDKGGGAAAAALHLIALARRWSGETKGVGFRPSGGIQIAEGSDRA
- the nusB gene encoding transcription antitermination factor NusB, with the protein product MTGARKPNRNQMRSAARLYAVQALFQMEQSSQNVDTVRREFETWRFGVGYEEGEELAEGDVDLFRATLEGAVNWQAKIDQMTDRALVAKWPIARIDPTLRALFRAAGAELVAAKAPPKVVITEYVDVAKAFFPEGREPKFVNAVLDHMAREARPEAF